The DNA sequence ATACCCCCGTATCACCAGCATCATCACCTGTACTGTAGTTAATAACACTAGGACGACTCCAGAAATACTGATCAGATTTGAAGGGTTGCCCAATTAAACTAGAACCAATAATATTATTTTGATTATCTTTAATTAAACTGCCATTAGCTTGAAAAGGGATAAATATTTGTCCAAAAAGTAAAATAAATAAAGGATACATAATTGCTGTGATTAACCATAAAATAAGAGTTGCACGAATGGCTTTAGTAAAATCGTTAATAGAAAGCATTGTAGTTATTCTCCGTTAAAAAAATGGTATATTTTGATCTTGCAAAAACACAAAGAAGAAAGAAACGAAACAAAATTAAAACTTTTCGGGTTGAAAAATAACGACAAAAAGGTAAATAAATAAACTAATTGTCACTAATCCTAATAGTCCTAAAGCATAGGATTGTCCCTTAGAAAAAACCTGATTTGTATTGGCATAAACTAGAGGTGAAATCAATATATTAACCACTAAAATCGAGAACAAATAAACAGATAACTTATCAGAAAAAAATCTACTTTTCATAATCTTAAAAACCGTAAGTAACAGAAATCAGAAATAGATAAAACAACCTTTGCACTCTTTTAGAGACTTTTCACCTTTGCTCATCGAGGCGTGAGATTAAGCCAAACCTACAGCACTAACCATCATGTCAATAACTTTAATGGCAATAAAAGGGGCAATTACACCACCTAAACCATAGATTAAGATATTTCGTTGCAATAATTGATCAGCAGTCAAAGCTCGAAATTTAACACCCTTGAGTGCAATGGGAATTAACGCAGGAATAATCAAAGCATTGTAAATTAAAGCCGATAAAATAGCGGATTGAGTACTACTTAAATCCATAATATTTAATGCCCCAATTCCCGTACTAGCAAAAATTGCGGGGATAATGGCAAAGTACTTGGCAACGTCATTGGCGATCGAAAATGTAGTTAAAGCACCACGAGTGATAAGTAACTGTTTACCGATGGTGACAATATCAATTAACTTAGTGGGATCGGAATCTAAATCCACCATGTTAGCGGCTTCTTTGGCGGCTTGTGTGCCAGAGTTCATAGCAACACCCACGTTAGCTTGAGCAAGGGCTGGAGCATCATTTGTACCATCTCCCGTCATAGCCACCAGTTTACCTTCTGCTTGTTCACGGCGGATTACTTCGATTTTGTCTTCGGGAGTAGCTTCAGCAATAAAGTCATCTACTCCTGCTTCTTGGGCAATGACAGATGCAGTAATTTGATTATCCCCTGTTAACATAATAGTACGAATACCCATGCGACGCATTTGGTCAAAACGTTCTCGGATACCGGGTTTAATAATATCTTTAAGATAAATTACGCCGAAAATATCACTACCCTGACAGACGGCCAGAGGAGTACCACCTAAACGGGATACTTTTTCGTAGGTGCGATCGAGATCATTGGAAACATTACCACCTCTGGAACGCACAAAACCTTTGATGGCATCCACTGCACCTTTACGAATTTCGATACCAGTGTCTAAATCTGTACCACTCATACGAGTACGAGCAGAAAATTCAATGCCTGTAGCCGTATTAATATCAAAATCAACTTGAGAGCCTAATTGTTGAGCTAAATCAACGATCGATCTTCCTTCGGGGGTCTCGTCAAAAAGACTGGAAATCAAAGCAATATTCGCTACTTCGGCCAAAGTATGACCATTGACAGGGATAAACTCCTCTGCTAAACGATTACCTAATGTAATAGTACCTGTTTTGTCTAATACTAGAGTATTAATATCCCCACAGGCTTCCACGGCTCTGCCGGAAGTAGCAATGACATTAAATTGAGAAACTCGATCCATTCCTGCAATGCCGATCGCACTCAGTAAACCACCGATAGTAGTGGGAATGAGAGCAACTAACAGAGAAATCAACACAGCAATACTAACAGGATTATTCACATAATTAGCGATGGGAGGCATAGTAGCGATAACGATTAAGAAAACCTGCGTCAAAACCGCTAAAAGTACCGTTAAAGCTATTTCATTGGGGGTTTTGCTTCTTTGCGCCCCTTCGACCAAATTGATCATGCGATCGATAAAACCCTTACCCGGATCAGCCGTAACCCTTATAA is a window from the Cyanobacterium sp. Dongsha4 genome containing:
- the kdpF gene encoding K(+)-transporting ATPase subunit F; its protein translation is MKSRFFSDKLSVYLFSILVVNILISPLVYANTNQVFSKGQSYALGLLGLVTISLFIYLFVVIFQPEKF
- the kdpB gene encoding potassium-transporting ATPase subunit KdpB translates to MNKPPRSQRKHTPKAKNQGLYTRAIKQSFVKLNPKIAIKNPVMFLVWIGTIITFLVTINPSLFGDFNDSNQRLFNGLITLILFSTVLFANFAEAVAEGRGKAQADALRATKSDTIARLILPNGLIKEVNSTSLKRDDQIKVIAGDIIPTDGEVIGGMASVDESAITGESAPVLKQPGTDIASSVTGGTRIISDELVIRVTADPGKGFIDRMINLVEGAQRSKTPNEIALTVLLAVLTQVFLIVIATMPPIANYVNNPVSIAVLISLLVALIPTTIGGLLSAIGIAGMDRVSQFNVIATSGRAVEACGDINTLVLDKTGTITLGNRLAEEFIPVNGHTLAEVANIALISSLFDETPEGRSIVDLAQQLGSQVDFDINTATGIEFSARTRMSGTDLDTGIEIRKGAVDAIKGFVRSRGGNVSNDLDRTYEKVSRLGGTPLAVCQGSDIFGVIYLKDIIKPGIRERFDQMRRMGIRTIMLTGDNQITASVIAQEAGVDDFIAEATPEDKIEVIRREQAEGKLVAMTGDGTNDAPALAQANVGVAMNSGTQAAKEAANMVDLDSDPTKLIDIVTIGKQLLITRGALTTFSIANDVAKYFAIIPAIFASTGIGALNIMDLSSTQSAILSALIYNALIIPALIPIALKGVKFRALTADQLLQRNILIYGLGGVIAPFIAIKVIDMMVSAVGLA